One region of Streptomyces davaonensis JCM 4913 genomic DNA includes:
- a CDS encoding LacI family DNA-binding transcriptional regulator, whose protein sequence is MTTRLADIAAQAGVSEATVSRVLNGKPGVAATTRQSVLAALDVLGYERPVRLRQRSEGLVGLITPELENPIFPALAQVIGQALTRQGYTPVLATQTPGGSTEDELTEMLVDRGVAGIIYVSGLHADTTADMQRYERLRAQGVPFVLVDGFSPKVQAPFISPDDRAAMTLAVTHLASLGHARIGLALGPKRFVPVQRKIEGFVRAMQDQLGLAADVIETELVQHSLYTLEGGQAAAMALMDRGCTAVVCASDMMALGAIRAARQRGLEVPKDISVVGFDDSPLIAFTDPPLTTVRKPVPAMGQAAVRTLLEEIGGTPAPHSEFVFMPELVVRGSTASAPGDRNRP, encoded by the coding sequence GTGACCACACGGCTTGCGGATATCGCTGCGCAGGCGGGGGTGAGCGAAGCGACCGTCAGCCGCGTCCTCAATGGGAAGCCGGGCGTCGCCGCCACCACCCGCCAGTCCGTGCTGGCTGCCCTCGACGTCCTGGGCTACGAGCGCCCGGTCCGTCTGCGGCAGCGCAGCGAAGGCCTGGTGGGCCTGATCACCCCCGAGCTGGAGAACCCGATATTCCCGGCCCTCGCCCAGGTCATCGGCCAGGCGCTGACCAGGCAGGGCTACACGCCGGTGCTCGCCACCCAGACCCCGGGCGGCTCCACCGAGGACGAACTGACCGAGATGCTCGTCGACCGCGGGGTCGCGGGCATCATCTACGTCTCCGGACTGCACGCGGACACCACCGCCGACATGCAGCGCTACGAGCGGCTGCGCGCCCAGGGTGTCCCCTTCGTCCTCGTCGACGGCTTCTCCCCCAAGGTGCAGGCGCCGTTCATCTCCCCCGACGACCGCGCGGCGATGACGCTCGCGGTGACGCATCTGGCCTCGCTCGGGCACGCCCGGATCGGTCTGGCGCTCGGCCCGAAGCGGTTCGTCCCGGTGCAGCGGAAGATCGAGGGCTTCGTCCGTGCGATGCAGGATCAGCTGGGCCTGGCCGCCGACGTCATAGAGACCGAGCTGGTGCAGCACTCGCTGTACACGCTGGAGGGCGGTCAGGCGGCCGCCATGGCGCTGATGGACCGCGGCTGCACGGCGGTGGTCTGCGCCAGCGACATGATGGCGCTGGGCGCGATACGGGCGGCCCGGCAGCGGGGCCTCGAGGTCCCGAAGGACATCTCGGTCGTCGGTTTCGACGACTCCCCGCTCATCGCCTTCACCGACCCGCCCCTGACGACGGTCCGCAAGCCGGTTCCGGCGATGGGTCAGGCCGCGGTGCGCACGTTGCTGGAGGAGATCGGCGGGACTCCCGCGCCGCACAGCGAGTTCGTGTTCATGCCGGAACTGGTGGTGCGCGGTTCGACCGCTTCGGCCCCTGGGGACCGAAATCGTCCGTAG